A single genomic interval of Cupriavidus necator harbors:
- a CDS encoding heavy metal response regulator transcription factor, whose translation MRILIVEDEPKAGDYLHKGLTESGFVVDLARDGADGLAHAREHPYDLIVLDVMLPGLDGWQVLRELRRERDTPVLFLTARDELSDRLKGLELGADDYMVKPFAFAELVLRIRTILRRGPLRESEFIEVADLQIDAIRRRVVRAGQKIDLTSKEFALLYLLARRRGEVLSRSLIASQVWDVNFDSNTNVVDVSIRRLRAKVDDPFPHKLIHTRRGMGYVLDDSEDRDQDA comes from the coding sequence ATGCGTATCCTGATTGTCGAGGACGAACCCAAGGCGGGCGACTACCTGCACAAGGGCCTGACCGAATCCGGCTTCGTGGTGGACCTGGCGCGCGACGGCGCGGATGGCCTGGCCCATGCGCGCGAGCATCCCTATGACCTGATCGTGCTGGACGTGATGCTGCCCGGCCTGGATGGCTGGCAGGTGCTGCGCGAGCTGCGCCGCGAGCGCGATACCCCGGTGCTGTTCCTGACCGCGCGCGACGAGCTGTCCGACCGCCTCAAGGGGCTGGAGCTCGGCGCCGACGACTATATGGTCAAGCCCTTTGCCTTTGCCGAGCTGGTGCTGCGCATCCGCACCATCCTGCGGCGCGGCCCGCTGCGCGAGAGCGAGTTCATCGAAGTGGCCGACCTGCAGATCGACGCCATCCGCCGCCGCGTGGTGCGCGCCGGCCAGAAGATCGACCTGACCTCCAAGGAGTTCGCACTGCTGTACCTGCTCGCGCGCCGGCGCGGCGAGGTGCTGTCGCGCTCGCTGATCGCCTCGCAGGTGTGGGACGTCAACTTCGACAGCAATACCAATGTGGTCGATGTCTCGATCCGGCGCCTGCGCGCCAAGGTCGACGATCCCTTCCCGCATAAGCTGATCCACACGCGGCGCGGCATGGGCTACGTGCTGGACGACAGCGAGGACCGGGACCAGGACGCATGA
- a CDS encoding H-NS family nucleoid-associated regulatory protein encodes MSESDSAKLAAVAWIREQMDRHALTFDDLVAAGCFDHVAIDAGPEPAPDAPPAVAQLIPQAAPKAAAARPLYRNALGQSWDGQGEYPDWLQRAVNAGQSIEFFRVE; translated from the coding sequence ATGTCCGAGTCTGATTCAGCCAAACTCGCTGCGGTGGCGTGGATCCGCGAGCAAATGGACCGTCATGCCCTGACGTTCGACGATCTTGTCGCCGCCGGGTGCTTTGATCATGTTGCCATCGACGCCGGGCCTGAGCCGGCGCCTGACGCCCCGCCAGCCGTGGCCCAGCTTATCCCGCAGGCCGCCCCCAAGGCTGCCGCTGCGCGCCCGCTATACCGCAATGCGCTCGGCCAGAGCTGGGACGGGCAGGGCGAGTATCCGGACTGGCTGCAGCGGGCCGTGAACGCCGGGCAGTCGATCGAATTCTTCCGCGTCGAATAA